The window cggtggaggaggcgggagCGACGAATGTTGGGTTGGGGAACATCACCGTCTTCCTGCCCCAAGGCCGGTTCTTGGGGGACACCCTGTTCGCCGCCGACAGTGACGGGCGGCCGAGTGGCGAGGTGGGCTTGAACTGTATCCGGGAGCGGACGCGCGCGCGCGACGGCGGCGTGCCGGCCTCGGCCCCCGCCGTGCCGCGCTGGCTCTGCTTCTCCTTGGCGCGGCGGGCCCGGAGCGGCGTCTGctccgcggtggccttcctggTCCTCGCGACGGGCATCGGGGTCTTGGGCGGATCGGCGACCGCCACGATGTCCCGGGCGAACTGGCTGGCCTGGACGATCTCCAGCACCGTCTCGCCGAGGAGCATCGCCGGCAGCGACATCCGGCGCCACTGGGccgcgccctcgccgccgccgaaCTTGCCCTTGGGGGATCCGCTCCGCGCCGGCGTCCCCCTCATCCTGCCAAGACATCAATTCGCGCACCGCAACGTCAGCGAAAGCAGAGATCGAACCATCCCGGTTGGGGCCGGGCGGCAGAGTGGACAGAGAGAGGGACTTGCCTGACGGTCTCCTGCTTGCAGCGGATGCTGGTGCGGAGGTAGCCGCGGGTGCTGCGCGGGCTGAGGCTGACCCCGGAGACGACCTTGGCGCCGCCGGCCACCGTGTACTGCAGCTCCTGCAGCCGGGCCATGCACCGGTCCATCTGCTTGCGCGCGCGCCCCCAAACCCATCAAATCCATCAAGACCCGTGCCACAACCTCTCCCCAAAACTTGATGAAATCGAGATCCTGCATGCTCCTTACCTTCTTGAGGGTCTCCCTGACGAGGGCGGGGttgagcgcggcggcggcggcggcggcggccgccgtCTGCCGGTCCGGCTTGGCGTTGGGGCTCCTGGCGACCATGGTGGTCGTGCGGCGGTTGCTGCCTGGCCTGGGCGGTGAGCGAGGGGGCTGATGATGAGCAGCAGGTGCGGGTTTGTAGAGAGCAGAGACGGACGACTGGTAACGGTCGCCCCGGCCCAACGGCTAGTTCGCTCTTGGAGTCTCGGGGGAAGTAACTGAGGGGGGACGGAACTTTCTTGAGCGGCACAGCTGGGTCGCGTAATAAGCGCAGCGGGGCCCACCCTACCGTGTACATACGGAAATTTTGCCACGTGATGGGAATTGATATCTGGCCAGGCCAGCTAATAAGTGTACGCATTCCAAATAAAGGCAGTGAAAAATATGGTTGGGATTTCAATTTTGCACAGGGGCCGGGCCAGCTGATTTTGCAGCGAAAAATAAATTATTGGAAATAATGTGGTTGG is drawn from Aegilops tauschii subsp. strangulata cultivar AL8/78 chromosome 1, Aet v6.0, whole genome shotgun sequence and contains these coding sequences:
- the LOC109751177 gene encoding microtubule-binding protein TANGLED1; translation: MVARSPNAKPDRQTAAAAAAAAALNPALVRETLKKMDRCMARLQELQYTVAGGAKVVSGVSLSPRSTRGYLRTSIRCKQETVRMRGTPARSGSPKGKFGGGEGAAQWRRMSLPAMLLGETVLEIVQASQFARDIVAVADPPKTPMPVARTRKATAEQTPLRARRAKEKQSQRGTAGAEAGTPPSRARVRSRIQFKPTSPLGRPSLSAANRVSPKNRPWGRKTVMFPNPTFVAPASSTAYASPSATKKQKRSNKTRSPVKAAQTPHKFLVKTPPSALGSKLKSHGKLLPNSRPVAVSPPGKAQAASGKTRRCSFSPSKLATRLVSPIKARLSFISPMKSRTSSLRCRDGGGVGGSMMSGLKQRPIVNLTARTVRISS